In Drosophila teissieri strain GT53w chromosome 2R, Prin_Dtei_1.1, whole genome shotgun sequence, the following proteins share a genomic window:
- the LOC122612723 gene encoding histone-lysine N-methyltransferase MECOM, protein MRVMREKDHSPRKMLPSPKQGCVYPALGLIPTSYISHVPYDLASSAAAATSSSSSSPTTTSATTTGRLQHQHSHPQHQTLNHHAKGKRRGSFDQPLDLRLAHKRKTDLADQGPMEDENSNLIMFASELAVAQQKEKELNNNHIAASLADLGFDMSRKMLRALREGGAVGGGGAGGGGGGPPSAPPLTPPQCSIPAVHPTLLEAMTKNLPLQYRNVFAGVLPGKVTSPAASSSPTGADFPFRHPLKKCELTWPPPTEQLQLELPHPNPKLSPVLPHPQLQDYQTRRKNKARTAATGGNATPNLPQRNKDRYTCKFCGKVFPRSANLTRHLRTHTGEQPYKCKYCERSFSISSNLQRHVRNIHNKERPFKCEICERCFGQQTNLDRHLKKHESDAVSLSALSGVSERMHCIRRFCENPTEESYFEEIRSFMGKVTQQQQQQQQQQHDQQQQQQHQSTATSASSSCSSSRDTPTSSQEEADNAPATSMADAAATSSSRDQEEEDSQPIMELKRTLTSKLYPTSNAATAITTPQATSINEEEP, encoded by the coding sequence ATGAGAGTTATGAGAGAGAAAGACCACTCACCAAGAAAGATGCTTCCTAGCCCGAAACAGGGCTGCGTATACCCTGCCTTAGGATTAATACCCACTTCGTATATATCACACGTACCTTATGATCTGGCCTCCtcagcggcggcggccacatcctcgtcatcatcgtcgccGACGACCACGTCAGCAACGACAACTGGGCGGCTGCAGCACCAACACTCCCACCCGCAACACCAGACCTTAAATCACCATGCCAAGGGCAAGCGGAGAGGCAGTTTCGATCAGCCGTTGGATCTGCGACTGGCCCACAAGAGGAAGACGGATCTGGCGGATCAAGGACCCATGGAGGATGAGAACAGCAATCTGATCATGTTCGCCAGTGAGCTGGCCGTGGCTcagcagaaggagaaggagctgaACAACAACCATATAGCAGCCTCGCTGGCCGACCTGGGCTTTGATATGAGCCGCAAAATGCTGAGGGCCTTGAGAGAGGGTGGTGCAGTCGGTGGAGGGGGAGcaggagggggagggggtggacCACCCAGCGCACCGCCCTTAACGCCACCGCAGTGTTCGATACCCGCCGTACATCCCACTCTCCTAGAAGCCATGACCAAGAATTTGCCCTTGCAGTATCGCAATGTGTTCGCTGGGGTTTTGCCGGGCAAGGTGACCAGTCCGGCGGCCTCCAGTAGCCCCACGGGTGCGGATTTCCCGTTCCGGCATCCGCTCAAGAAATGCGAGCTCACCTGGCCACCGCCCACAGAGCAGTTGCAACTGGAGCTGCCCCATCCGAACCCGAAGTTGTCGCCGGTCCTGCCTCATCCACAACTGCAGGACTATCAAACGCGGAGGAAAAACAAGGCCAGAACCGCTGCCACCGGGGGCAATGCGACGCCCAACTTGCCACAACGCAACAAGGATCGTTACACCTGCAAGTTTTGCGGAAAAGTCTTTCCGAGATCGGCGAACCTGACGAGGCATCTCCGAACGCACACGGGAGAGCAGCCCTACAAATGTAAATACTGCGAACGTTCCTTTAGCATATCCTCGAATCTGCAGCGCCATGTGCGGAATATCCACAACAAGGAGCGCCCCTTCAAGTGTGAGATTTGCGAGCGATGCTTTGGCCAGCAGACCAATCTGGACAGGCACCTTAAGAAGCACGAATCGGATGCGGTGTCCCTAAGTGCGTTGTCGGGCGTGAGCGAAAGGATGCACTGCATTCGCAGATTCTGTGAGAATCCCACAGAAGAATCCTATTTCGAGGAGATACGCAGCTTCATGGGCAAGGtcacgcagcagcagcaacaacagcagcagcagcagcacgaccaacagcagcagcaacagcatcagtcAACCGCAACATCGGCGTCCAGTTCGTGCTCCTCGTCGCGGGACACGCCCACATCCTCGCAGGAGGAGGCGGACAATGCGCCAGCAACATCGATGGCTGACGCGGCAGCAACATCGTCCAGCAGAgaccaggaggaggaggactcgCAGCCCATCATGGAGCTTAAGAGGACCCTCACCTCCAAGCTCTACCCCACCTCTAACGCAGCCACCGCTATCACGACGCCCCAAGCAACATCCATCAACGAAGAGGAACCCTAA